The following are encoded in a window of Roseimaritima ulvae genomic DNA:
- a CDS encoding VWA domain-containing protein gives MTDPTHDHTDDDTRQRQTRWRLVMGPGSEQLCGGLTAQAQQQEDCLSFLYDREYGGGRNVRSRDGDRSGSLDASSLTIPDWINKIHELFPQATIERLEQDALERYEIDEMVTNPEVLARAEPNQTLLKAVLRTKHLMNQQVLKAAQHLVRKAVEQLMQQLAEDVRVAFQGSVDRRHRSHLKIAKNFDVSTTLRRNLKNYDPQTRRVTVETPYFFSRVRRQVDRWQIIILVDESGSMLDSVIHSAVTAAVFYSMRMMKVHLCIFDTAVVDLTDQIVDPVETLMKVQLGGGTDIGQAVHYASTLVENPARTVVVLITDFYEGGPPARLFSAARKLVESGVTCLGLAALDERAEPTYDAQVGAQLVKLGWHVGAMTPGELAAWVAEKVRR, from the coding sequence ATGACTGACCCCACACACGATCACACCGACGATGACACTCGACAGCGGCAAACCCGTTGGCGTCTGGTGATGGGCCCGGGCAGCGAACAATTGTGCGGTGGCTTAACCGCCCAGGCTCAGCAGCAAGAAGACTGCCTCTCCTTTTTGTACGACCGCGAATACGGCGGCGGCCGCAACGTGCGCAGCCGCGACGGCGATCGCTCGGGCAGCCTGGACGCCAGTTCGCTCACCATCCCCGACTGGATCAACAAAATTCACGAACTGTTCCCGCAAGCCACCATCGAGCGACTGGAGCAGGACGCGTTGGAGCGGTACGAAATCGATGAAATGGTGACCAATCCCGAGGTCCTGGCTCGCGCGGAGCCCAACCAGACGTTGTTAAAAGCGGTGCTGCGAACCAAACATCTGATGAATCAGCAGGTGCTGAAAGCCGCCCAGCACCTGGTCCGTAAAGCGGTCGAACAGCTGATGCAGCAGTTGGCCGAAGACGTTCGCGTTGCGTTTCAGGGTTCAGTCGATCGCCGCCATCGCTCGCATCTGAAGATCGCCAAAAATTTCGACGTGTCCACCACGCTGCGACGCAACTTGAAGAACTACGATCCCCAGACGCGGCGGGTGACCGTGGAAACGCCTTACTTCTTTTCGCGGGTCCGCCGGCAAGTCGATCGCTGGCAGATCATTATCCTGGTCGACGAATCCGGCAGCATGCTGGACAGCGTGATTCATTCCGCCGTCACCGCCGCGGTGTTTTACAGCATGCGAATGATGAAAGTGCATCTGTGTATTTTTGACACCGCCGTGGTGGATCTGACCGACCAGATTGTGGACCCCGTCGAGACCCTGATGAAGGTTCAATTGGGTGGCGGCACCGACATCGGGCAAGCCGTCCACTACGCATCGACATTGGTGGAAAACCCGGCTCGTACCGTGGTGGTTCTGATCACGGATTTCTATGAAGGCGGGCCGCCGGCAAGATTGTTTTCCGCCGCTCGCAAACTGGTGGAGAGCGGCGTGACCTGCCTGGGTTTGGCGGCATTGGATGAAAGAGCCGAACCGACCTACGATGCTCAGGTGGGTGCTCAGCTGGTCAAACTCGGTTGGCACGTGGGGGCCATGACGCCGGGAGAACTGGCCGCCTGGGTGGCGGAGAAAGTTCGCCGATGA
- a CDS encoding DUF5682 family protein, whose translation MRDADVNKLVRRLCDTEADVVYFPVRHHSPACATLLGQWIDSLKPAAVLIEGPSDYNEHLAELTLDHQLPIAIYSYFRSVADPDSAALHHGVYYPFCEYSPEWIGLHRGLACDALVRFIDLPWAESYADDRTTHRYADAELRRGRYVQALCERLQVEDFDDLWDRLVESHQTLDLHDYLQRVHSLCLNTRIWEQPISVSDRRRESFMARQIDAVRQQTEGTVLVVTGGFHSSALAARLEARPCPGIDDPPPPDAASPETDASAPPASIVERGVALTTYSYERLDNLTGYNAGMPSPGFYEHAWQQRQAGESFDHQPLLIQLVAALRERNQTLSTADLIAVETSAQAFAALRGRGHVWRCDLIDAATSSLIKDELEYDCGSPFIDAVHEVLRGNRQGQLAAGTRVPPLVQEIRRQLDAFSLQPSRRPETVELDLSDEADLRKSRLLHQLQILDVQGFRRQAGTDFLTRENLQRLWESWQLRWTPEFESSCIEASRFGTKLEDAVASCLTAQAGQQQRDAAAAAELLVQAAQAGVESLSQSLLKSLSQLIAQEPRFVQASACLRHLLFLYCFDEALGTTRLPALQGLVRETFSRSLWLLESVGRQTTNDPGLLRGMQAIQETYRRVEDILDWDNADFTAVLARVQADRHKPPQLRGGAAGMLWGLGTATDDSVLADLLYFSDPDQLGDFLSGLFSLARELVQRHPQLVQSIDQVLLQYGAEDFQTALPALRLAFTSFTPREKHHMLATLFDSLGLTSIQPLSPLQVDEQTMLEATAIEDRIFEAIEKYGLEAADD comes from the coding sequence ATGCGAGACGCGGACGTTAACAAGTTGGTCCGGCGGCTGTGCGACACCGAAGCCGACGTGGTGTACTTTCCCGTTCGCCACCACAGCCCGGCCTGTGCGACGTTGTTGGGGCAATGGATCGATTCGCTCAAGCCGGCGGCCGTGCTGATCGAAGGCCCCAGCGACTACAACGAACACCTTGCGGAACTGACGCTGGACCATCAGCTGCCGATCGCCATCTACAGCTACTTTCGCTCGGTGGCTGATCCGGATTCCGCCGCCCTGCATCACGGCGTGTATTATCCCTTCTGTGAATATTCCCCCGAATGGATCGGGCTGCACCGCGGCTTGGCCTGTGACGCATTGGTTCGCTTTATCGACCTGCCCTGGGCCGAAAGTTACGCCGACGACCGCACGACGCATCGCTACGCCGACGCCGAACTGCGCCGCGGCCGCTACGTACAAGCCCTGTGTGAGCGACTGCAGGTGGAGGATTTTGATGATCTGTGGGATCGCTTGGTTGAATCCCACCAAACACTGGACCTGCACGACTACCTGCAACGCGTCCACTCGTTGTGTTTGAACACCCGCATTTGGGAACAACCGATCAGCGTCAGTGACCGTCGTCGGGAATCGTTTATGGCCCGGCAAATCGACGCGGTAAGGCAGCAAACCGAGGGCACCGTGCTGGTCGTCACCGGCGGCTTTCACAGCAGTGCTCTGGCGGCGCGGCTGGAAGCCCGACCCTGTCCCGGCATTGACGACCCGCCCCCACCTGACGCGGCCTCACCTGAAACCGACGCATCGGCTCCCCCCGCGTCGATCGTTGAACGCGGCGTGGCCTTGACTACGTACTCCTACGAACGGCTGGACAATTTGACGGGCTACAACGCGGGCATGCCCAGTCCCGGGTTTTACGAACACGCCTGGCAACAACGTCAGGCGGGGGAATCGTTTGACCACCAGCCCTTGCTAATCCAGCTGGTCGCGGCCCTGCGTGAGCGAAACCAAACGCTCAGCACGGCCGACCTGATCGCCGTAGAAACGTCCGCACAAGCGTTTGCAGCGCTGCGGGGACGGGGACACGTGTGGCGTTGTGACCTGATCGATGCAGCGACCAGTTCGTTGATCAAAGATGAATTGGAATACGACTGCGGTTCGCCGTTTATCGATGCGGTGCACGAGGTGTTGCGAGGCAACCGGCAGGGGCAATTGGCGGCAGGCACGCGAGTTCCCCCGTTGGTACAGGAAATCCGCCGGCAACTCGACGCGTTCTCGCTGCAGCCGTCACGGCGGCCCGAGACCGTCGAGCTGGACCTGTCCGATGAAGCGGACCTGCGGAAAAGCCGCCTGCTGCATCAGCTGCAAATACTTGACGTCCAAGGTTTCCGGCGTCAAGCCGGCACCGATTTTCTGACTCGCGAAAATCTGCAACGATTGTGGGAATCCTGGCAGTTGCGGTGGACGCCTGAATTTGAATCGTCCTGCATCGAAGCTTCCCGCTTTGGCACCAAGCTGGAGGACGCCGTTGCCTCCTGTTTGACCGCACAGGCGGGGCAACAACAGCGTGACGCCGCGGCGGCCGCGGAACTGCTGGTCCAAGCGGCTCAGGCGGGCGTCGAGTCGCTATCACAATCGCTGCTCAAGTCGCTGTCGCAGCTGATTGCTCAAGAGCCGCGGTTTGTCCAAGCCTCCGCCTGCCTGCGTCATCTGCTGTTTCTGTATTGTTTTGACGAAGCTTTGGGAACAACGCGTTTGCCGGCGCTGCAAGGATTGGTTCGCGAAACGTTTTCCCGGTCCCTGTGGCTGCTGGAATCGGTGGGTCGACAAACCACAAACGATCCCGGCTTGCTGCGTGGCATGCAAGCGATCCAGGAAACCTACCGCCGCGTCGAAGACATTTTGGATTGGGACAATGCGGATTTCACCGCCGTGCTGGCTCGCGTTCAAGCCGATCGCCACAAACCGCCACAGCTGCGTGGCGGTGCGGCCGGCATGTTGTGGGGGTTGGGCACGGCGACCGACGACAGCGTATTGGCGGATCTGCTTTATTTTTCCGACCCCGATCAACTGGGGGATTTTCTCAGTGGTCTGTTTTCGCTCGCTCGTGAACTGGTCCAACGCCATCCACAATTGGTCCAGTCCATCGATCAGGTACTGTTGCAGTATGGCGCCGAAGATTTCCAGACGGCGCTGCCCGCCCTGCGGCTGGCGTTCACATCCTTTACGCCACGTGAAAAGCACCACATGCTGGCCACCCTGTTCGACTCGCTGGGTTTGACGTCCATTCAGCCGCTCAGCCCGTTGCAGGTCGACGAGCAGACGATGCTGGAAGCCACCGCGATCGAAGACCGCATTTTTGAAGCGATCGAAAAATATGGATTGGAGGCGGCCGATGACTGA